In Terriglobia bacterium, the sequence CCGTAGAGCGCCTCCGCCTGCTGGAACGTGTAATCGCCCGCCGCGCCCGGTGGGAACAGGTCGCGCGTCAGGTAATTCTTCGGGGTCGCAATGGTATCAAGCCGCAGGGGGTTGTACGCGTAGTAGATCCGGAACGGCGCGTTTACGATCGGCAGGATCACCTGCAACTCGAGTCCGGTGGACATGCGCGTCTGGTAATTCGTCGATGAAATCGGCTTGACGTCCTTATTGAAAGAGAAGGTCTTCGAGCCGATGCACCCGAACGTGATCGGATCGATTCCCGGACAACCGAATGGCGTTGTGTTCAGCAGATCCAGTTCTTGCTGTGCCAGCCGCAGTTCCGATTGCCGAAGCGCCATATCCCATCCGGTATCGAGGAATGGTGCGAAGGTCACAGGGCCTGCGATTGGGATACGGTATTCGAGGTTTGTAACGATGCTGGTGTCGCCACCGGGATAAACCAGAGTCTGGACCGGAATTGGGATCGTTACGCTACCGCGCCGCGGATTGTTCGGATCCACAGGAACCGGAGTGCCATCCGGGTTTGTCAGTCCGATATTTAAGTTCGTCGTCAGGAAAGCGATCGGCGAAATAGCGCGAATATCGAATCCGCGAATATCGGTATCGCCGCCGAGGTAAAAGCGATTGAAAGGCGGTGCAACAACCCCACTGTAGCCACTCACGAACGAGCCCTGGACCCGATAGCCGATCGAGTTGCGTCCTTTGTTGACCGGGTACCACTTCTTCCACTCGATGATCGGCCGAATCATGCGCACGTTGCCGCCGAGGCCGGAAATGTCCGCCGCGATGTACAGGCTATGCCCGTTGTGCGGATGCACCGGGTTATCGATCGTATTTTCCGAGAAACTAGGTACCAACTTGCTGGTGACCATACCTTCCAGCGCATTCGGTCCGGAGATTCCTCGGAACGCCAGCGACTCGAACAACTGCTGTGATGCTTGCGTGTAGGTCGTGATCGACGTGTTGTCCAACGAATACGTCAATCCGACGCGCTTGAATGACCGGTGCAGTGGATAACTGAGGCCCAGTGTGAATCCGGTGCTGCTCTGCGCGTAGTTCTGCAACGATTGCAGGAAGTTCTGCGGCAGGTTGAGGTTCTGGCCGGTTGCGATGTTCGCCTGCTGCGCCTGGTCGAACGTGAACTTACTGCTGAAAACCGTGAACCCGAGTTGCAGCGGCCGGTCGAACAGGTAGGGCTCGGTAAACCCGAACACAATGTTGCGTTCGCGGCTGCCGACGTTCGCCTCCACGGTCAGCGTCTCGCCTTTACCGAGGAAATTGTTCGTCTGGTAGTTCAGTCCGATGAAGGAGCCGGCCAGGCCGCTCACGCCACCCGTGAGGCCGATCGAGTTCTTGCCCTTCTCGTGGACTTTCAGCGTGATATCGACCGTGTTGTTCTGGTTGTTCTGCTTGACTTCCGAATCCTGGTCCGGCTTCAGCGTGTCGAAATACTGCAACTGGTTCAGTCGCAGCAGGCTTAGTTCCCAGAGGCGGCTGTTGTAAAGCTGCCCTTCTTCGAGCGCCAGTTCGCGCCGGATAACCTTGTCTCGCGTGGTTGTGTTGCCTTCGAACTCGATGCGCCGGACGTAATAGGGCTTACCTTCATCGATGTCGATCTTGATCGTGATCAGCTTGTGCTCTTCATCGACTTCCGTATCCGGCACGGAGGTGAAGTTGATGTACCCGAACTCGCCGTACAGTTTGCGCAAGTCTTCCAGGCCCTTGCCGATCGCCGTGCGGTTGAATACGTCCCCATCCTTGATCTTGAATACTCGTCGCAGGGCCGCGCTGTTCGGCAAGGCTTTATTGCCCGTGAAGGTGATCGCTTTAATCCGATATTGATCGCCTTCGTCGACCGGGATGTTAATGTCGACCACCTTGCCGTGGTAGGTCTTGAACGGGAAGTACCAGTGAATGCCGCCGACGTCGCGCAACTTCGTCTTTGGATCCTCAACCACTGCCTTGAAGTACCCCTTGTCCTGGTACGCAAACCGCACACGCTCGACGTCTTCGTTCAGCTTGGTCGCGTCGTAGGTCTTGGCAAAGAGATTCTCAAGCACGATCGAATGCGGTATGCCGATTGGCCGAAGGTTGCGCATCGCGCTGCGCAGGTAGCGGTATCCAACCTTCTTGTTGCCTTCGAACGTGATCTTGCCGACCTTAACCTTCGGGCCTTCGTTGATATTGAAGGTGACCTTGACCGCCGCTGGGGGAATCGGGGTCACTTCGGTCTTGATCGTGGCGAACTGGCGTCCGCGTGAGGCCAGCAGCTGCTTCAGTACGACCTCGGCCTTTTTCACGCGCGTCGGATCGTACTGGCTCTCTTTGCTAAGTCCGACCTTGGCCTCTTTGAACTTATCCAGCACGTCCGACTGGGAAGCCGACTTCAACCCAACGTACTCGATGTCGCGGATCGTCGGTTTCTCTTTGACGTAGATGTGGAGAATCCACCCCTTCGGTGTCTGCTCGCGCTCGAAGCGAAGATCGTCGAAGAACCCGGTATTCCACAGCGAGTTGAAGTCCCGCTCGATTCCGTTTTGATCGTAAATATCGCCCGCTCGGGTGAAGATGCGTGCCCGGATCGTGTCGGCGGGGATGCGGCGGTTACCGTGAATTTGGATGTCCGTGATGATGTCGTTTTGAGCTACGGCTGTGCCACACAAGAACAGGAACACAAAGCCCAGCATCAGGGAAACAGCTCGAGTGACCGCACGAGTGCGGCCGGTCGCTCGATGTGGGGTGTAATGAATACCGAGAATAATAAGACCCTCAATAGCTAGAGCTTTGGAGCGCGGAAATCGCAATTATACGGGAGCACAGGCATTAAAACCAATCGGAGCAGCCGCTGGACTGTAAAGAACCTGTAAAGACAATGACTGCAGCTTGCGGATTGCCTGGGTGGCCCCTCTTTAGCGCCGTATCACTTCCACCAGTGTGGAATAAAACGTCGGTCCGCCCCCGAGATCGGTTAAGCGGTCGGAAGTCAGGACATTGACGTTCTTCTTGTCGACACTGAGCTTCGCCCAGTGTAATCGCGCCGACACCGTTCCGGGGCGAATCGCATCCGAAATGCGCGCGATTAGCTCCAGCGAGCCCCGGTCATTGAAAACACGAACCTTGTCCCCATCGTTGACACAGCGGCCCCGGGCGTCTTCCGCAGCGATTTCCAGCACACCCATGCTGCCATTCTCCAGCGGCTTATGCGAGGGCAGGTTGTTGAAAGTCGAGTTGAGAAAATTGTCCGCCTTGCGCGCCAGCATCTCCAGCGGATACTTCTTCGCCCCTTCCATATGCCGCGACTCCGCCGGCGGAATAAACGACACAACCGGGTCGAGCCCCCTGGCCTTCAGCGCTTCACTGTAAAACTCTGCTTTGCCGCTCGGGGTAGGGAAGTTGCCGTCCGCAAACGGAAGGAACGGCTTGCCGTCGCCATCGAACTTCAGGCGCACGTGGTTCTCCCGGTCCAACCGCTCGCGCGTGATGCCCTGCATCCACGGGTGATCTGTTCGCAGCGCCCCGTCAATCATCTCCTCGACGCTGTCGCGGAAGCACGGCTCGGTGAACCCCATCCGCTCCGCCAGCGCTCGAAAAACCTCGACATTGCTCCGGCATTCGCCAAGCGGTTCGATGGCCTGCGTCGAGGTCTGTAGATAGTAATGCCCGTACGCCTTCTGAAGATCCGCATGCTCGAAGAACGTCGTCGCCGGTAAAACGATATCGGCGTAGTCGGTCGTATCCGTCAGGAACTGTTCATCCACCACGGTGAACAGGTCCGTCCGTGAAAGTCCGCGAATAACCTTGTTGTGGTTGGGACAGACCGCCGCCGGGTTGGAGTTGTATACGAAGAGCGCTCGAACTGGCGGATCGGAAATTTCTGTCAGTGCCTCGCCCAACTTCACCATGTTGATGACCCGCGCCGGGCGCCCCAGCGACGTGTTCATCAGGTCCGGTCGCTTGAGTTCGTCCGCATTTAATTCGAATGCCCCGCTCAGCGACATCTGCAGCCCGCCGCCAACCTCTTTCCACGAACCTGTGAGCACCGGAAGCATCGCCACGGCGCGCGTCGCCATCCCGCCGTTCTCCCCACGCTGAATGCCGTAATTCAGCCGAATGACAGCCGGTCGAGTCGTGGCGTATTCGCGCGCAAGCCGCCGAATATCTTCCGCCGGAATCCCCGTCCACTGCGAAACCCTCTCCGGCGTGTACTCCTTGGCGCGTTCGCGTAACTCGTCGAAGCCAAGCGCGTAGCGGCCGACGTAATCGGCGTCGTAGAGATTCTCCGCGATGATGACCTGCATCATCCCCAGCGCCAGCGCGACGTCCGTTCCCATCGCAATCGGGATGTACCAGTCGGCGCATCGTGCCGTCCGCGTTCGATAGGGATCAATGACGACGAGTTTCGCCCCGTTCCGCCGCGCCTCTTCAATGAAGGGCCACAGGTGAACGTTATTGCCGTGAATGTTGGCGGCCCACGCGATGATGTACTTCGAGTGCCGGAACTGTTCCGGCTCGGTCCCGTACTTCGCGCCCTGCACGCTCGTGAGCCCGGCTTCACCTGCCGTCGAACAAATCGTCCGGTCCAGTTGCGAAGCCCCAAGACGATGAAAGAACCGCCGGTCCATGCCCCCGCCGTTCAGAGCCCCCAGCGTCCCGCCGTAAGAGTAGGGAAGAATCGCCTCGGACCCGAACTCCGCTGAGATCTCGCGAAACTTCTTCTCAATCTCGTCCAGCGCCTCCTCCCACGAGATCCTCGCAAACGCCTCGAACCCGCCAGTGCCCTTGGCCGCCTTCCTGCGCATGGGGTACAGCACGCGGTCAGGCGAATACACCCGATCCAGATACTTCGCCACCTTCGCGCACAAGAATCCGCGGGTCACCGGATGCTCCGGATCGCCCTGTATCTTCGTCGCCCGCCCATCCTGAACCGTGATCAAAACCCCACAGGCATCCGGACAATCATGCGGGCAGGCGGCATGAACTACTTTCTTCATAGCGGGGTCAATTATCGCAGAAATTTCACAGACGAATTCATCGCCGCCAAGATGAAGAATGTTGTATGGTGTTGGCGTTTGTAGGTGGAAAGGAGAACGTATGAAACGGCACATCTGGTATGCATCGATCTGTCTGCTGGTATTCCTCGCTTAGACATGCTCGGCTCAACTCGTCCGGTGTCCAACCGGGGGTGGCTACCCGAGTATGAATACCTGTCAAGCTGGATCTTGCACAGAGCACTTCTTCCTGTATCCAGATTGTTATTCATGGGTTGATAATTTCGGCACAATGTGCGGGCATTTTCCCGTTACATGCTGCGGGGGAACATTTACGCCATACAACGGTTACGTCGTTATGCCGTGCACATGGGTCACCAAGCTAATTGAGAAGAATGCGCAACAACTGGCGGCTTTGAGCCCAGATCGCGTCATTCTTGCCCCAAACTGTTCAGGGGCCTACGTCGCACTGAAGACCAAAGAACTGAGAAGCCAATGAATATCCCGCGCGGAATCATATCGATAACGCTGATTCTTAGTCCCCTAGGCCTCGTGTTAGCCCAAGAGCCCGTCGGTCGCATGGATGTAACTAGAGTTATGGGCCAAACAGCCTCTTTATTGTCCGGGCCGATTCGCTGTGACGAAGACTCCCGGATTTATCTCCAGCCTGTGGGAGACAATGCAATATTGCGGGTTCCGTCGTCGGGCCGTGAAGCTATTCGGATGCCAATCGCTCTCAAAGAATCCGAACAGGTCCGTGATTTCAGTGTCTCGCCCGCGGGCGACGTGTCAGTGCTGGTGACAGGAGCGATCAAAGTCACCGAGGGCCGTCCAGAGATTCCACCAAACTTCGTTGTAACGCTTACAAGTGATGAAGAAAGAGGACGAATAAGACTCGCGCTGTCCTCATATCGAGCCGACCGACTCGCCGTTCTGAAAGGCGGGGAATTTCTTGTGCTGGGATCAGTTTTCAATGTGCCCGCCTACAGGCCGCAACGGATGCTGACATTATTCGACAGCCGGGGCGGCCTTTTGCGCCAGATACAGAAGTTCGACGATGCCAAAGATCAAGCCGCCTTGGAGCCAGTCGGCGAGTTGGTCTCTATGATTACTGGCTCCGACGAGAATGCGTACCTGAAGCTTCCTTCCCACGGAGAAAAGAAAGAAGCGACGATTCTGGTTGTTACGCCTTCAGGAACAATTAGGAACACTCTTCATATCTCGGAGCCCGCGGACTATGACTTTTACGACATGAAGGAGTCGGGCGGTCATCTCGCTCTAGTGTTTGCTCGAATGGAAATGAAGGAGGGCCGTACCAGCGAAGTTTCAACCATAGTCAAAGTTGTTTATTCTAATGACGGCAGCGAGATTGCAACGTATGTCTCTCCGGATATCGGCTTGGCATTTGGATGCTACAGTCATGGGAAATTTACCTTCATCCGAAGCGCGATGGACGGCACTATGGAGTTGTGGAGCTTCAGTGGACGGTGAGAACGGTTCACCTCAGCATCAGGCACACGTTCAGATCCTTGAGTTCTCTAACTCGCTTGCGGGTAAATTGTAGTTGGAACTTCCGCTGCTCATCGCTCTCCCTTATCCCGCAACTCCTCCTCGATCCCAAGCGGCTTCACCTGGTCGAAAACGGCGACGCCCAGCACCACTCCAGCCGGCACGAACAATGCCCTGACCGACCATGCCATCTCTGTGGCCGTGCCCGTCACCGCCCCGGCAAAATACGCGACCCAGATCGAGGCAATGAATGCCACCTGCCGATAAACCACCGGGCGGAGGTGCAAACGCTCATGTCTCCCGCGCACCACGTCGTACTCGAGGGATATGGCGTGCGACAGAAGCTGTGCCAGCTTATTCAGCATGCCCGTGACAAAGGTTGTGTGTACGGTGAGCGAGCCGACCCGCGTCAACGCCGCCGTCTGGACGCCCATTGCGCCGGCCAGCAGAATGACCATCGCCACCCGCCACCCCGGCACAACTCCGGCCCACGCAACAGCAAAAAGGAGAACAAATTCAAGCAGAAGCGCCGGGCTGGCCGGACTGCGCAGTTTCTTTCGCAGGCCGACCTCCACCAGTATCCGCCCCACCACCGACCCGGAAACAAATGCCCCGAGAGTTGCCGTAAGGATCAAAGCGTCGTGTGCGTGAACCCGCACCGCGTCCTGCCCCAAGTGGACGGTCAGTCCCGTCATGTGAGCCGTAAACGTCTTATATAGGCTCATGAACCCGATGATGTCCACGCATCCTGCTGTGAACGTCAGCAGCAGCGCGACGACACCCTTGGCCCAGTTCTTCACTGTTCCTTGGGATGTTTAGTGGAAGGCTGCTTGTTGCGTGACAGAATCTTTCTGTGGATGGAATTAAGTGCTAGCGTCACTCGACGAGAGCCTTCTTACTTGAGCATCACGTAGACATTCAGGTCCTTGATCTCGCCGTTCTTGATTGCCGCTCGCCGCTTCACGCTTTCCTTGGTGAACCCCGCTTTTTCAAGCACCCGCGCCGATGCTGGATTGTCGTGGAAGGTATCGGCATGCAGGCGTATGAGGTTGAATCGCTGCATCGTCCATGGCGCGAACTGACGGATTGCGGCGGTCACGATTCCGCGCCCCCAGAATTCTTCTCCAAGCCAGTATCCCAACTCGCCGCTGATGCGCTCGATATCGGTGCCGAGTATCACTCCTATGCCGCCAACCGCCTGGCCGTCCACCTCAATCGCGAGCACGAACTCGGTGGCGTTGTGATCAAGCCTGGTTACGGCCCCGAGAAACTGCTTTGCATCCTGCCTCGTATAGGGATAGGGAAAGCGATCGCGGACGCGCATCGAAATTTTGCGATTGTTCGCGTGATGCGTCAGCGAGTCCGCATCTTCAGCGCGAAACGGCCGCAACCGGCAGACGCCGCAATCAATGATCAGCTCTTGCATCGCAAGAATTATTTCACAGTATTGAAAACCAACTCACCACAGAGTCAGGAGCCACACAGAAATTGCCGATTTACAATCTATGCCTCAGCTCTATCTTGACCGCAGAATATAATGGCGTCATGGGAACTGCTCCCAGCCCGAACCGGGGTGGCGCTGCCCCGCCACCGATCTCGCCCGGTCGCGGTTTCATCGAGCGCATAACCGACGGTCTCAAGGCCGAGCAACTCTGGGCCCAATTCAAAGCCGACGCCACCAGCGGATACAGCCTCTACAAAGCAGAGCTCGCTCCCGTCGAGGGCGGTCGCCGTCACCGAACATGGGAGACGATCAAGCAGTTCTTCTGGGCCGTGATGCGCAAGCTCACCCCCGTGCGCCGCATCATGCTGCTCATCGGAATTTTCCTGACGATCTTTCCGGTTATCCAATATCAGTCCGGCGATCAGCAAGTCTCAATCTCCCTTAACCTCTTCGGCGCGTTGATCCTGGTCGGATTGCTCATTCTTGAAGTCGGCGATCGCGTCACCATGAAGCGCGACCTCGAAATCGCGCGTGAAATCCAGATGTGGCTCGTTCCCGACGCGCCACCCAAAGTCGCCGGACTCGATATCGCATTCGTGAACCGGCCGCAAAACACCGTCGCCGGAGATTATTACGACGTCCTGCTTCGTGACCGCGGAGCACGCGCACTGCTGGTGGTTGCAGATGTTGCCGGCAAGAGCATCCCCGCCGGGCTGCTGATGGCGACTTTTCAGGCCAGTCTCAAAACGCTGCTGAACCACACCAGTTCCATTACGGAGATCGTCACCGGCGTAAACGAGTATGCCTGTGCTCACAGCAACAGCGGACGCCGCTTCACCACTGCGTTTTTAGGCGAGTACGAACCGGCCAGCCGAAAGCTTACCTACGTGAACGCCGGCCACAACGCCCCCATCCTGCTGCGTGCCGACGGTCGCACCGAACGCCTTGATCGCGGTGGACTACCCTTTGGCATTGACTCCCGGGCGCCTTACGATACCGGCGCGGTGGATCTCGGCTTCGGCGATCTGCTGCTGATCTTCACCGATGGCCTCGTGGAAGCCGTGAATGAGCGCGGCGATGAGTACGGCGAACCGCGCCTGCTGAGCGTCGTCCCCGCCCTGCGCCCCTACAAAGCCAAAGACGCCATTACGGCCCTGATGAACGAACTCAATCGCTTTACCGGCATGGCGCACCAGCACGACGACATCACCTGCCTGCTGGTAAGAACGGAATAGAAAGACAATGAAAAAGCCGGGCTTTTTGCCCGGCTGGAACTAACGCCCTCTGGTCACACCTGCATAACTTCCTTCTCTTTCCCTTTACACAGCTCTTCCATCTTCTTGATCTCGTCGTCGGTCAGTTTCTGTATCTGCTCCATCGCGCCGCGCTCTTCGTCTTCCGTGATCTTCTTATCCTTGAGTGCCTTTTTGATGGCGTCGTTGCCGTCGCGCCTGACGTTCCGGATCGCCGTCCGGTGCTCTTCCAGCACCTTGTGCAGATGCTTCACCATTTCCTTGCGGCGCTCTTCTGTCAGCGATGGCACCGGAACACGGATCAGTTTGCCGTCGTTCATCGGGTTCAGTCCGAGTTCCGCGGAGCGGATCGCTTTCTCGATCGCGCCGACCAGGCTCATGTCCCACGGCTGAACCGTGATCAGTTGCGGCTCCG encodes:
- the bamA gene encoding outer membrane protein assembly factor BamA; this encodes MLGFVFLFLCGTAVAQNDIITDIQIHGNRRIPADTIRARIFTRAGDIYDQNGIERDFNSLWNTGFFDDLRFEREQTPKGWILHIYVKEKPTIRDIEYVGLKSASQSDVLDKFKEAKVGLSKESQYDPTRVKKAEVVLKQLLASRGRQFATIKTEVTPIPPAAVKVTFNINEGPKVKVGKITFEGNKKVGYRYLRSAMRNLRPIGIPHSIVLENLFAKTYDATKLNEDVERVRFAYQDKGYFKAVVEDPKTKLRDVGGIHWYFPFKTYHGKVVDINIPVDEGDQYRIKAITFTGNKALPNSAALRRVFKIKDGDVFNRTAIGKGLEDLRKLYGEFGYINFTSVPDTEVDEEHKLITIKIDIDEGKPYYVRRIEFEGNTTTRDKVIRRELALEEGQLYNSRLWELSLLRLNQLQYFDTLKPDQDSEVKQNNQNNTVDITLKVHEKGKNSIGLTGGVSGLAGSFIGLNYQTNNFLGKGETLTVEANVGSRERNIVFGFTEPYLFDRPLQLGFTVFSSKFTFDQAQQANIATGQNLNLPQNFLQSLQNYAQSSTGFTLGLSYPLHRSFKRVGLTYSLDNTSITTYTQASQQLFESLAFRGISGPNALEGMVTSKLVPSFSENTIDNPVHPHNGHSLYIAADISGLGGNVRMIRPIIEWKKWYPVNKGRNSIGYRVQGSFVSGYSGVVAPPFNRFYLGGDTDIRGFDIRAISPIAFLTTNLNIGLTNPDGTPVPVDPNNPRRGSVTIPIPVQTLVYPGGDTSIVTNLEYRIPIAGPVTFAPFLDTGWDMALRQSELRLAQQELDLLNTTPFGCPGIDPITFGCIGSKTFSFNKDVKPISSTNYQTRMSTGLELQVILPIVNAPFRIYYAYNPLRLDTIATPKNYLTRDLFPPGAAGDYTFQQAEALYGSRYRLREPRKTFRFTVATTF
- a CDS encoding molybdopterin-dependent oxidoreductase produces the protein MKKVVHAACPHDCPDACGVLITVQDGRATKIQGDPEHPVTRGFLCAKVAKYLDRVYSPDRVLYPMRRKAAKGTGGFEAFARISWEEALDEIEKKFREISAEFGSEAILPYSYGGTLGALNGGGMDRRFFHRLGASQLDRTICSTAGEAGLTSVQGAKYGTEPEQFRHSKYIIAWAANIHGNNVHLWPFIEEARRNGAKLVVIDPYRTRTARCADWYIPIAMGTDVALALGMMQVIIAENLYDADYVGRYALGFDELRERAKEYTPERVSQWTGIPAEDIRRLAREYATTRPAVIRLNYGIQRGENGGMATRAVAMLPVLTGSWKEVGGGLQMSLSGAFELNADELKRPDLMNTSLGRPARVINMVKLGEALTEISDPPVRALFVYNSNPAAVCPNHNKVIRGLSRTDLFTVVDEQFLTDTTDYADIVLPATTFFEHADLQKAYGHYYLQTSTQAIEPLGECRSNVEVFRALAERMGFTEPCFRDSVEEMIDGALRTDHPWMQGITRERLDRENHVRLKFDGDGKPFLPFADGNFPTPSGKAEFYSEALKARGLDPVVSFIPPAESRHMEGAKKYPLEMLARKADNFLNSTFNNLPSHKPLENGSMGVLEIAAEDARGRCVNDGDKVRVFNDRGSLELIARISDAIRPGTVSARLHWAKLSVDKKNVNVLTSDRLTDLGGGPTFYSTLVEVIRR
- a CDS encoding PP2C family protein-serine/threonine phosphatase, which translates into the protein MTAEYNGVMGTAPSPNRGGAAPPPISPGRGFIERITDGLKAEQLWAQFKADATSGYSLYKAELAPVEGGRRHRTWETIKQFFWAVMRKLTPVRRIMLLIGIFLTIFPVIQYQSGDQQVSISLNLFGALILVGLLILEVGDRVTMKRDLEIAREIQMWLVPDAPPKVAGLDIAFVNRPQNTVAGDYYDVLLRDRGARALLVVADVAGKSIPAGLLMATFQASLKTLLNHTSSITEIVTGVNEYACAHSNSGRRFTTAFLGEYEPASRKLTYVNAGHNAPILLRADGRTERLDRGGLPFGIDSRAPYDTGAVDLGFGDLLLIFTDGLVEAVNERGDEYGEPRLLSVVPALRPYKAKDAITALMNELNRFTGMAHQHDDITCLLVRTE
- a CDS encoding GNAT family N-acetyltransferase, giving the protein MQELIIDCGVCRLRPFRAEDADSLTHHANNRKISMRVRDRFPYPYTRQDAKQFLGAVTRLDHNATEFVLAIEVDGQAVGGIGVILGTDIERISGELGYWLGEEFWGRGIVTAAIRQFAPWTMQRFNLIRLHADTFHDNPASARVLEKAGFTKESVKRRAAIKNGEIKDLNVYVMLK
- a CDS encoding YoaK family protein gives rise to the protein MKNWAKGVVALLLTFTAGCVDIIGFMSLYKTFTAHMTGLTVHLGQDAVRVHAHDALILTATLGAFVSGSVVGRILVEVGLRKKLRSPASPALLLEFVLLFAVAWAGVVPGWRVAMVILLAGAMGVQTAALTRVGSLTVHTTFVTGMLNKLAQLLSHAISLEYDVVRGRHERLHLRPVVYRQVAFIASIWVAYFAGAVTGTATEMAWSVRALFVPAGVVLGVAVFDQVKPLGIEEELRDKGER
- the frr gene encoding ribosome recycling factor codes for the protein MAAINMAAVPALKETYTQLKSRMDKAVEDFRQEMAATRTGRASVHMLDSVHVDAYGSQMPLNQLANVSAPEPQLITVQPWDMSLVGAIEKAIRSAELGLNPMNDGKLIRVPVPSLTEERRKEMVKHLHKVLEEHRTAIRNVRRDGNDAIKKALKDKKITEDEERGAMEQIQKLTDDEIKKMEELCKGKEKEVMQV